The Tigriopus californicus strain San Diego chromosome 10, Tcal_SD_v2.1, whole genome shotgun sequence region TTCAGATAACTATTCGGGTGGCGCAGGACATCAAATTGTGTTTGAAGTTgaagcttcttcatttttgccTCAGTTCACTCATTGTGGAATATTGAGCTTGAAATCGGCTAGGCAATTGGATAGCCTGCCTGCATTAGCCACCCTGGGAATTGATTTTAGACAGGCAACAACGTTGTGATATCGACTCAAGCTTGCCAATTGAGCGTTTTATCGATCCAGCCTCCTTCATTTTGTCGCGTATTGTCGCGGTTTCGTTTTGTTCAAACCTAGTTCTTTATTGATAAATGACTTGCCATTAGCTCAATGAGATGAAGTTCAAGTTGAACGTGAGCAATTTCTTCCTTTGGGGAATTTATAATGGGTCCTAGGATTTCTGGTCTTAGTTGTCGATCCAAAATAGGCGAGACTAGCTAAAGCCGGAGTTTGTGGATGTCCACAGACTCTCCACTTCATGCGATTTGGAGCCAGGCTTGCGCTTTTTCTCTATGTGTCCGAAAATTATGGCTGGGgctttcaacatttttcaaatataaatATTTAATCCATTAAACCTTTCAGATATATAGGAGCTTGCGACacctgaaattcaattttcacaGCAGAAGGGAATGCCCTGTTGATGTGCCAGTAACCTCAAAAGCATTTCCTCCGTTTAGCATTTTAGCCGCTACTCTTGGCAGACATCTGGCAACACTGCTCAGCAATTCAAGAGGAAGCCCAACAAAACAGACGTACACACGCCCTGGCTGGCCTGGCGAACAAGCCAAAGTAAGTGTCGATGTCGGATGTGGTTCAGAAATCCCTGTTTGGTGATCGCTTAGCCTTCACCTTTATCCTCACTAGCCGAGCATCGgacggacagacagacagacctAGCAGAGAAAGGGGACGTGTGCGTGGCCCACGTCATCCTcccgatccatccatcctcacTCTGGCTCACAGCTCAGCCTGCTAACCCTGCTGACCGTGCTGACTCTTTCTTGATCATCATCCTCGTTCAACATGCCGGTGGTGGATTTTTCGGAATTCCCTTCGCTCACTCAGCTCAGAGCGTTGAAGGTGGTGGATTTGAAGGCCAAGCTCGTTTCCTTGGATCTGGGAACGCAAGGTACGACCCAAATCCGGGCAGCAGCATCCCGCGGGTTGAGGCAGGCCTGACTGAggtttttctctctttcgtGCTTACAGGTTTGAAGGCGGATCTGGTCAATCGTTTGAATGAATACTACGTGACCAAGCGACACGAGGCCGAAGCCGCAGCCGCAGCGGCCGAAGCCGCAGCCGTTCCCGAAGAGCCAGCCTCCATGCCTCATGCGGATGAACAGCCCGCTCAAGAGGATGCGGCCGTCGCACCCGAAGAGCCAGTCCAACCATGTCTGGATTCGCCTCCAGCACCGCCCAACGTGGAAGAACCCGCACCCACGGAAgagccgccgccgccgccgcaCGTGCCCGTGGTTGAAGCTTCGCCCGTTAATGTTGAACACACTCAGGCACTCAGCATGCCCTCGGCCACGATGCCAGATGAGCCGCGCATGGTAGAAACCACGCCCACGCCACAAGTGGAAAGTGCCGCTCATGATCAGCCCACCATGGCCCAACCTTATACCGATCCGGAGCCGGTGAAATCGGCGATGGCAGCGGATACAGAGCGCCCAGTCCCTGTCGAAGAACCCGCCGAGCACATTCCCACCATGACGGCCGAGGATGTCCACGTGCAGGATGTGCCACCTCAAAATGTCCAAGTGGCAGAGCCCAGCCAGGTGTCTCGGTTGTTACCCAACCAGGCAGAGCCCGAGGCAGAGCCCGAGGCAGAGCCCGAGGCAGAGCCCGAGGCAGAGCCCGAGGCAGAGCCCGAGGCAGAGCCCGAGGCAGAGCCCGAGGCAAAGCCGGACGAATCCGTAGCTCCCGGTCAAGAAGTCCCGGTTGAAACGCCCATGGATATCTCCCTGTCGGTGGAAAAGACGGAACCGGCACCGTCTCCTCCAACTGAACCTGCCTCCAACGAGACTTCCGTTGTGAAGTCCATTCCCGCCCCCAGACCGTCTCATTTGGCCAAGATAGTGATCCCATCGTCGGGTGTGATCAAAGAGGCCACCCCTATCGTGCGAAAGCCGCAAATGGCCCCCCACAATCCATATTGCACGCCTGACGATTTAGAAGATGAAGCCACTCCGGCCGGCCCGAAAACCGGTCCTGTCCCTCTCATGTCTTTGAGTATTGATCGACCCGGGGACAAGAAGAAACCCGAAGACAGTGTCAGTGCTATGGCCAATGTGCCCATTCCCAAGGCTTTAGAAGAGGCCTTAGCTTATAAGCAGGAAAGAGCCTTTCAATTGGGAGTGAATCCAGCCGACATAGAAAGACTCGAGAGCGAAGGTATTGCCGATCAAGCCAAACCCGTGGAGGAAGTATCTCGCTCGTTTAGACCGCAAACCGTCAGGGATCCGAATCCCGTGTCTCTGGTCGAAGATGTGGATTTTGATGAGCGGAAAGACAAAGGGAAAcgccaaaagaagaagaagaaacggaAGAAGAACCGCCCCGAAGAATGGGCCAGACAAGCTGCAGAGGCTGAGCGGAAGAAGAAAGCTGAAGAAGAGCTCAAGCACGAACCCGAGGTGGAAGTCGAGTACATCCAAGAGAAGCCTGATCTTGACCCCGCCGACCCTATGTACAGAACTTTCAGCAAGATCTTTGATGCATTCAAGATCCAGGAAGATGACAAACCCGAAGATGATTTggacaagaagaaagaagaggccCCGGAGGAACTGACAAAAGTGCCCAAGCTCTTGGAAGAAGATGACATGATTGAACAGAAAGATCCCGACGACGATGACAAGCCTAAATTGTCCAAGCGCAAACTGAAGAAGCTCAACCGATTGTCCGTGGCCGAACTGAAACAACTTGTCCCCCGGCCGGATGTGGTGGAGATGCACGATGTGACGGCGAGAGACCCGAGACTACTGGTGCACCTCAAGTCCACTCGGAATACGGTCCCAGTGCCCAGGCATTGGTGTTTCAAGCGCAAGTATTTGCAGGGCAAGCGAGGCATCGAAAAGCCGCCTTTCGACTTGCCGGATTTCATCAAGAAAACCGGAATCATGGAGATGCGAGCAGCTCtgcaagagaaagaagattcCAAGACCATGAAAACCAAGATGCGCGAGAAAGTGAGGCCCAAGTTGGGCAAGATCGATATCGACTACCAGAAGCTGCACGACGCCTTCTTCAAATGGCAATCCAAACCCAGAATGACCATGCACGGAGATCTTTACTACGAAGGCAAGGAATTCGAGATCAGattgaaggagaagaaaccGGGCGATCTCACTGACGAACTGAGAACCGCTTTAGGAATGCCGGTGGGCCCAAACGCTCACAAGGTCCCACCCCCGTGGCTTATTGCCATGCAAAGGTATGGTCCACCTCCATCCTACCCCAACCTCAAGATACCTGGGCTCAACGCTGCCATTCCGGAGAGTTGCTCTTTCGGCTATCACGCGGGGGGTTGGGGTAAGCCTCCGGTGGACGAGTCCGGTAAACCTCTCTATGGAGATGTGTTCGGCACGGCGGATGCGGCCTATAATCAAGCCCTACCCGTGGAAGAAATTGACACGTCACTCTGGGGTGAGCTAGAATCCGAGtctgaagaggaggaggaagagagcgaggaagaggaggaggaagaagaagccgAAGAGCCCGCAGAAAGCGGCCTCCAAACCCCTGTTGTCGATGCTGGTCAAGCTACTCCGTCTGGCCTGTCTTCGGTCGGCGCAGGTTTAGGAATGGAGACCCCCGAATTGGTCGATCTACGAAAGAAGAGGATTGAAGCAGAAATGGAAGGGGGAGAAACGCCCAATTTGTACACCGTCATCCCTGAGAAACGAAATGACCGGATTGGCACCAGTATGATGGGCTCCACCCACACCTACGATATCACCAAGGCCAATCAGCCCAGTGCTGGATCGGGTCGGGCCCCTGGGTTCATGGACAGCGGGGGCGTCGAATTGGCCCTCAACCCCGAGGAAGTCGAGCTCATGGACACGGACGCCATGCAAGCTCGGGCCGAAGCCGCTCTCCGAGAGAAACAAGCCGCTTTAGCTCAAGAAGATCTCTCTGACATGGTAGCCGAACATGCTGCCAAGCAAACCCACAAACGGAAACGACAGGGGGCCAAGGAAGACGGAAAGACTGGCGGGAAGAAGTACAAGGAGTTCAAGTTCTGATGAAATCGTGATCAGCACGAGcacttgaattgaaaataaaattattCCAGCTTAAGTCTCAGTAGGCATATGTGAGAAAGTATTCAAGGTTGTGTTAATAAGaacatgtttttcttcatctttcttgTCAAATTGGCTTACTCAGGGGAAAAGTATTTACTAGGCTAGCTAGAATTTCTGAAATCTTGGTTAAAGTGCGGATTATTTTGCGATTTGGGTTTCGACGATAAAAAAGGATGTAGGTAGGCTGaataaattgattgaaaatgctttGATATATGCCCATTTGAGTCCAAAGCTTTGTAATGATCCCGCAACGAAGatcagattcaaatttgggGCTGCATTCGTTTCCGAGTGTCGCTTCCACAAACAAAGGAAAGGAATTTTCTTGACCAATCTTTTCAGTCTCCACGTAGAACTCGAGAACTGGAGTGCGACCACAAAGCGTTtgttaccacaagagggcgAAAAAAGGAGGGTGCAGGAAATAACAAGGACACTTGCATGACACATTTATTTGTTGATACGTAGGTTgcgaattttctttttttcttttttgcggactttcttaccgctactgggattggaatcccagcagttcaagacgagaaatttattcattttacttaactaccgaattaaagttggctgatctggctagcccttgaatgcaAGGTTGATTgggaaatttgtcaaaaacttatccaggtctgacttaaatcctgccacTGGAtgaacgcctacatacgccctacgaatatttgagggcagcaaattgaacaatgaaggagtccgagaaagaagagagttggacttcattgttttaactagcctggattctcgagggcttgaaggtgctctcaaaacgcacgttaagccttacggtcactacaattgaccctaaatcctgggttgggacaaagctcatgaatgcttttgaaaacgtacaatatcagatacctttcgtaccttctctgagtacttactgtacaatcccaacctttctaacctctcccaatacgagagctctctcatatcctcaatatccctagtaaaacatctttggacttgctcgagcttttgcaaacctgctgaactaattggagcccaaatgggcgaggcatattcaagatgcggctgaacatcgacttgtacagagttagcatcgtaatgctatctctggacttcaacgttatccaaccacatgtttgaaaagctttgccaactttcaactggatatgctcatctttcatttatcattttcatacttcaacttttcattatgttggaggactacacctaaatcctacatggatgagacctgctgaatgcccttaccttcatcatctaattgtggagtgtctaatggcgtcgacccaaaagtcattgagcggaattccattccattcagtgccgtgttactcgcaacaactcaagagtagatttggtctaggacctttgccagacagccggaatcctgaccattcctaccaactaccaattttgtatcatcagcataagaagagatactgacattactactaccaagcttctgaagggaagcaatgaagataatgaaaaggagaagacccaaaatggagccctgagggaccacgacttgacatcatgtatgtcactaaggattccctcaaccttaactaattgattcctaccacaaatgaaacttcttagccaattgagaaccttgccttggatcccaatctcatggagtctgttaactaaaaggccatgatctaccttgtcaaaggccttggcaaagtcgagataaactacatcgactgattcatggctctccagtccctcaatgacctactcttaatgctcaatcagttgggtaaccgtgctaaaatgtgctcggaacccatgctggctaggaggaaggacttcatgaatatcaagaaattcaacaagtttgaacttcatgatcttctcaaacaccttcgcaatattcgaagtgagagaaatcggcctgtaattactggggagcgacttatctccccctttaaaaattggaacaacatgagctaactttagtgaagatggaaacttgccctgatccaagatgcagcgcatcaagtacgagaaaacaggagcgagaaccagtgagcatctcatcagaaactgagatgtcacaccatcaggaccaggagaacttgaaagcctcaagtctctgatggcctctaaaacatcttgatctgtgactacaagattaTCTAAACgttcaacttgactaaccgtgtcaatctcaacagactactcattttcagagcaatgagctgttgcttccgaactcagtggggttgaaaacacactggagaactgatctccaagcatgttagccatagtctctacattgctaatggcttccccatcaaactcaaaaggcccaacagagtgtttcatttttctcttagagttcgcataagagaaaaaacgctttcggattcgacctcacctcttgaacaactctactttccttgttcaactgatctgtctcaatggaggccttaattctaccttggattaaatccaactttctttgaaggctagccacaactactggattcaaagtgctctggagcctttttgctagtttgcaactctttttgaacaaagtcttcctatacttcggaattttagaatgtgcgGAAGAattgagaggaaaaaatattaGATAAAACCGCAAAAATGTATAAATAACAtgtatttttgccatttctctAAAATGCTGAAGCCAAAGACATAAGCGTCTTTGGGTACAACTTTAAGTGATTGTAAGAAGACTGCCACTAGATTGGGGGAAAGCATTGAATTATTCATAAGCCTAGGACTAGAATTATAGTTTATCAGTCTTTGCTCCGTCTTGAGCAAACTTAACTTGTAAATGCTTGGCCGTATTTTCAATGAACTTACCATCCAAGCAATTAATATTAAGAATTAGAAGGTAATAAATCGACgaattatagcctttcattttaattctaatggggattacattccccaCAGCGGTAAAAAAGCCtgttaaaaaacaaaccaaaataataacattaaaaaaatagtCATCAATTCAAACAGCGGCTTTTTAAAGTCTGTTCGAGAGCTGTGACACATTTCTGTGCAATAATGAATGTATTTCCttaaaaattgagattgaCGAAATTTGATAActctaaatgtttttttttatttacatgCCCAACTCTAAGTGTTATTTTAAAGTAACATAATGAATAAGGTATTCTTTTTGATGGAAACAAAAATGCTGCCGTGAGTTTGCTCAAACTTTTATGTTTATATTCAACTTTTGCCTACAGCTTGGCGAGGCTTATGCCATGATGACGGATATTGCAAATCTGCTTCCAAAATATATCCTTTATCATCATaaatccatgagctttgtcccaacccagggtttagggtcaattctagagaccgtagaggcttaatgtgcgttttgagagcaccttcaagtcttcgagaatccaggctagttcgaacaatgaagtccacatctcttctttctcgggctccttcattgtttaatttgcttccctctgatattcgtagggaatacgtaggccttgttgatccggtagcatctttcaagtcagacttggacaaatttttagatagcattccagatcaaccctacattcaaggattagctcggtctgccaactcaaattcgttggtagaccaaatatcatataaaaattgaaaggtaataaatagacgaattataacctttcattttaatagtactggggattacattccctgtggcggttagaaaagcccgtgaaaaaccaaaccaaaccaaaaaaaaaaataataataatctccAAGATTCAATCGTTGACTTTATAGAGCCACTTTGTCTTCTTTAAATCTCTTTGGGCATTTGTAAGAAAGTATTCAACGTTGTGTTAATAAGAACATGTTTTCCTGCATCTTTTTTGCAAAGTTGGTTCACTCGTGGAAAGGTATCTATGATCTAAGCGCAAAAAAGGTAACGAATTTTATCACTATCTATCTATGACTTACACGGTTTGAAAAGTGGAATATCCAACAAAATGTCTGCCATTGATCTTGATTAAGATAATTGACggcaatttcttgaaaatcttGTTGCCATCTTCACCCACCGGACTTcgattttctctctctcaatttTGGTTACCCTGCTGTTGAAATCTTAAACCAGCTAAGGGCCCtaatttgcaacgtcagactgCCCACACAAAACGGTAAGAGGTACGGTGGATTGCTAAAAACTACTTGTTTCATGCCATGAAGGTGATTCCTTTCCGGAtattatgtgacctgggttACCATTCATACATAACATTTCGATATAATAAGCCAAAAACAatacaaacgcattataattcaataaagagaaatcggTTCACAGCGGCTCTGTATTTGGTGGTGGccgaccatagaaaaccataactagaatgcttaagctcaacaggagctgcaCCGCATGAGCGtcttttcaggtcagctgacgctggtggaaaagggacaaagatatttcgtgaaatctcgctttgggcaagttgaattattcccatgaaatggtcatcattcacgttttcttacaatttcttttgatttttacaaacatAAATGAACAAAGAGCGTTAGAATAGgataaaaatcaaagtgtttttggcataatgcaatcaaaaaaaatgtagttttGCTCTGCAAATCACATACATACGCATTTGCCCTCATTTTAGTAACttatctcgaaagtgtaacgaAATGTAACAATAATGCAATGCACTAATGATGCATTcagattttcgtttcaaactcCAGGAGCAACATATTTATGTAAGGGATCATATACTAATGGATTTTCTTCGGATGTAGT contains the following coding sequences:
- the LOC131887901 gene encoding splicing factor 3B subunit 2-like isoform X2 — its product is MPVVDFSEFPSLTQLRALKVVDLKAKLVSLDLGTQGLKADLVNRLNEYYVTKRHEAEAAAAAAEAAAVPEEPASMPHADEQPAQEDAAVAPEEPVQPCLDSPPAPPNVEEPAPTEEPPPPPHVPVVEASPVNVEHTQALSMPSATMPDEPRMVETTPTPQVESAAHDQPTMAQPYTDPEPVKSAMAADTERPVPVEEPAEHIPTMTAEDVHVQDVPPQNVQVAEPSQVSRLLPNQAEPEAEPEAEPEAEPEAEPEAKPDESVAPGQEVPVETPMDISLSVEKTEPAPSPPTEPASNETSVVKSIPAPRPSHLAKIVIPSSGVIKEATPIVRKPQMAPHNPYCTPDDLEDEATPAGPKTGPVPLMSLSIDRPGDKKKPEDSVSAMANVPIPKALEEALAYKQERAFQLGVNPADIERLESEGIADQAKPVEEVSRSFRPQTVRDPNPVSLVEDVDFDERKDKGKRQKKKKKRKKNRPEEWARQAAEAERKKKAEEELKHEPEVEVEYIQEKPDLDPADPMYRTFSKIFDAFKIQEDDKPEDDLDKKKEEAPEELTKVPKLLEEDDMIEQKDPDDDDKPKLSKRKLKKLNRLSVAELKQLVPRPDVVEMHDVTARDPRLLVHLKSTRNTVPVPRHWCFKRKYLQGKRGIEKPPFDLPDFIKKTGIMEMRAALQEKEDSKTMKTKMREKVRPKLGKIDIDYQKLHDAFFKWQSKPRMTMHGDLYYEGKEFEIRLKEKKPGDLTDELRTALGMPVGPNAHKVPPPWLIAMQRYGPPPSYPNLKIPGLNAAIPESCSFGYHAGGWGKPPVDESGKPLYGDVFGTADAAYNQALPVEEIDTSLWGELESESEEEEEESEEEEEEEEAEEPAESGLQTPVVDAGQATPSGLSSVGAGLGMETPELVDLRKKRIEAEMEGGETPNLYTVIPEKRNDRIGTSMMGSTHTYDITKANQPSAGSGRAPGFMDSGGVELALNPEEVELMDTDAMQARAEAALREKQAALAQEDLSDMVAEHAAKQTHKRKRQGAKEDGKTGGKKYKEFKF
- the LOC131887901 gene encoding splicing factor 3B subunit 2-like isoform X1; translated protein: MPVVDFSEFPSLTQLRALKVVDLKAKLVSLDLGTQGLKADLVNRLNEYYVTKRHEAEAAAAAAEAAAVPEEPASMPHADEQPAQEDAAVAPEEPVQPCLDSPPAPPNVEEPAPTEEPPPPPHVPVVEASPVNVEHTQALSMPSATMPDEPRMVETTPTPQVESAAHDQPTMAQPYTDPEPVKSAMAADTERPVPVEEPAEHIPTMTAEDVHVQDVPPQNVQVAEPSQVSRLLPNQAEPEAEPEAEPEAEPEAEPEAEPEAEPEAEPEAKPDESVAPGQEVPVETPMDISLSVEKTEPAPSPPTEPASNETSVVKSIPAPRPSHLAKIVIPSSGVIKEATPIVRKPQMAPHNPYCTPDDLEDEATPAGPKTGPVPLMSLSIDRPGDKKKPEDSVSAMANVPIPKALEEALAYKQERAFQLGVNPADIERLESEGIADQAKPVEEVSRSFRPQTVRDPNPVSLVEDVDFDERKDKGKRQKKKKKRKKNRPEEWARQAAEAERKKKAEEELKHEPEVEVEYIQEKPDLDPADPMYRTFSKIFDAFKIQEDDKPEDDLDKKKEEAPEELTKVPKLLEEDDMIEQKDPDDDDKPKLSKRKLKKLNRLSVAELKQLVPRPDVVEMHDVTARDPRLLVHLKSTRNTVPVPRHWCFKRKYLQGKRGIEKPPFDLPDFIKKTGIMEMRAALQEKEDSKTMKTKMREKVRPKLGKIDIDYQKLHDAFFKWQSKPRMTMHGDLYYEGKEFEIRLKEKKPGDLTDELRTALGMPVGPNAHKVPPPWLIAMQRYGPPPSYPNLKIPGLNAAIPESCSFGYHAGGWGKPPVDESGKPLYGDVFGTADAAYNQALPVEEIDTSLWGELESESEEEEEESEEEEEEEEAEEPAESGLQTPVVDAGQATPSGLSSVGAGLGMETPELVDLRKKRIEAEMEGGETPNLYTVIPEKRNDRIGTSMMGSTHTYDITKANQPSAGSGRAPGFMDSGGVELALNPEEVELMDTDAMQARAEAALREKQAALAQEDLSDMVAEHAAKQTHKRKRQGAKEDGKTGGKKYKEFKF